A region of Sphingomonas crusticola DNA encodes the following proteins:
- a CDS encoding FadR/GntR family transcriptional regulator, which yields MEKLSTRLSQGVARDLERAIEMGRYTLGARLPSERELAEQFRVSRPVIREATMALELGGLVRRKPGAGVFVSGRTGDRQGNSANDGLDGPFEVTEARRLLESEIAALAAATATDAQIDEMEEILSIISDMNVSQLDREQADRSFHLALARATTNDVLVGMIEDLWDKRYRSPLCVYFFSRARDAGIQPPVDEHRRVLEAIRARNPDAARLAMRDHLSRVTECLLHASEADVMDRARLRVEERRFDFARRAGLKVG from the coding sequence ATGGAAAAATTGTCCACGCGCCTCTCTCAAGGCGTGGCCCGCGATCTCGAAAGAGCGATCGAGATGGGCCGCTACACGCTGGGCGCGCGCCTGCCTTCGGAGCGCGAGCTGGCCGAACAATTTCGGGTAAGTCGCCCCGTCATACGCGAAGCGACCATGGCTCTGGAACTAGGCGGACTGGTACGACGCAAACCGGGCGCGGGCGTGTTCGTGAGCGGCCGGACAGGCGACCGACAGGGCAATTCGGCCAATGATGGTCTCGACGGACCGTTTGAAGTGACCGAGGCGCGTCGGCTGCTGGAGAGTGAGATTGCTGCGTTGGCTGCGGCGACGGCGACTGACGCGCAGATCGACGAAATGGAGGAGATTCTTTCCATAATCAGCGACATGAACGTCTCGCAGCTCGATCGCGAGCAAGCTGATCGATCATTTCACCTCGCGCTGGCGCGGGCAACGACCAACGATGTCCTGGTGGGAATGATCGAGGATCTATGGGACAAAAGATATCGGTCGCCGCTGTGCGTGTATTTCTTCAGTCGCGCTCGCGATGCGGGAATCCAGCCCCCCGTTGATGAGCATCGCCGCGTCCTGGAAGCGATCCGGGCGCGAAATCCGGACGCGGCGCGGCTGGCGATGCGCGATCATCTGAGCCGGGTTACGGAATGCCTGCTGCATGCGTCGGAGGCGGACGTAATGGATCGCGCCCGTCTACGGGTCGAGGAGCGGCGTTTCGATTTTGCGCGACGAGCCGGTCTAAAAGTTGGTTAA
- the ettA gene encoding energy-dependent translational throttle protein EttA, whose protein sequence is MAVQYSFVMKGLTKTFPGANKPVLNNINLQFLPGTKIAIIGVNGAGKSTLMKIMAGLDTEYSGEAWAAEGYRVGYLPQEPQLDPDKSVLENVKDGVRAVADMVDRFNAISAEMGDPKDDTDFDALLEEMGTLQEKIDAVDGWTLDNQLEIAMEALRCPPGDSPVTKLSGGEKRRVALTKLLLEKPEVLLLDEPTNHLDAESVAWLERHLIDYAGNVILVTHDRYFLDNVVGWVLELDRGRSLPFEGNYSAWLEGRSKRLEQEDREEKGRQTAIQQELAWIRQSPKARQTKSKARIRAFDELVEKQADRRPDSAQILIQIPERLGHKVIEAKGLTKSYGDKTLFDDLSFTLPPGGIVGVIGPNGAGKTTLFRLITGQEIPDTGEIDVGPTVKLGYVDQSRDHLDANKNVWEEISDGHDRFTFGKHDVPTRAYVGAFNFKGPDQQKRVGQLSGGERNRVHLAKMLKEGGNVLLLDEPTNDLDVETLRALEEALESFAGCAVVISHDRFFLDRLATHILAFEGDGHVEWFEGNFESYEEDKRRRFGDAADRPGAGAYKKLTR, encoded by the coding sequence ATGGCCGTGCAGTATAGCTTCGTCATGAAGGGCCTGACGAAGACCTTCCCGGGCGCCAACAAGCCCGTGCTCAACAACATCAACTTGCAGTTCCTGCCCGGTACCAAGATCGCGATCATCGGCGTCAACGGCGCCGGTAAGTCGACGTTGATGAAGATCATGGCGGGCCTCGATACCGAATATTCGGGCGAAGCGTGGGCGGCCGAGGGCTATCGCGTCGGCTATCTGCCGCAGGAGCCACAGCTCGACCCGGACAAGAGCGTGCTCGAGAACGTCAAGGACGGCGTGCGCGCCGTGGCGGACATGGTCGATCGCTTCAATGCCATCTCGGCCGAGATGGGCGATCCCAAGGACGACACGGATTTCGATGCTCTGCTCGAGGAAATGGGCACGCTGCAGGAGAAGATCGACGCGGTCGATGGCTGGACGCTCGACAACCAGCTCGAGATCGCAATGGAGGCGCTACGCTGCCCTCCGGGAGATTCGCCGGTCACCAAGCTTTCGGGTGGGGAAAAGCGTCGCGTAGCGCTTACCAAGCTGCTGCTAGAAAAGCCCGAAGTGCTGCTGCTCGACGAGCCGACCAACCATCTCGATGCCGAAAGCGTCGCCTGGCTGGAACGTCACCTGATCGATTATGCCGGAAACGTCATCCTCGTTACCCACGATCGCTACTTCCTGGACAATGTGGTGGGCTGGGTACTGGAACTCGATCGCGGCCGCAGCCTCCCGTTCGAGGGCAATTATTCGGCGTGGCTGGAGGGCCGCAGTAAGCGGCTCGAACAGGAGGACCGCGAGGAGAAGGGGCGCCAGACCGCAATCCAGCAGGAACTGGCCTGGATCCGGCAGAGCCCGAAGGCGCGCCAGACCAAGTCCAAGGCCCGCATCCGCGCTTTCGACGAGCTCGTAGAGAAGCAGGCGGATCGCCGCCCTGACAGCGCGCAGATACTGATCCAGATTCCCGAACGGCTCGGCCACAAGGTGATCGAGGCGAAGGGATTGACCAAATCCTATGGCGACAAGACATTGTTCGACGATCTGTCATTTACCTTGCCACCGGGTGGCATCGTTGGCGTGATCGGCCCTAACGGCGCCGGCAAGACCACCTTGTTCCGCTTGATCACAGGGCAGGAGATACCGGACACAGGTGAAATCGACGTCGGCCCGACCGTGAAGCTCGGCTATGTCGATCAATCCCGCGACCATCTCGACGCCAACAAGAACGTCTGGGAGGAAATTTCGGACGGGCACGACCGCTTCACCTTCGGCAAGCATGACGTGCCGACCCGTGCTTATGTCGGCGCCTTCAACTTCAAGGGCCCCGACCAGCAGAAGCGGGTCGGCCAGCTGTCCGGCGGTGAACGCAATCGCGTTCACCTCGCTAAGATGCTCAAGGAGGGTGGCAACGTCCTTCTGCTCGACGAGCCCACCAACGATCTCGACGTCGAGACCCTACGCGCGCTCGAGGAAGCGTTGGAGAGCTTCGCCGGCTGCGCCGTGGTGATCAGCCACGATCGCTTCTTCCTCGATCGTCTTGCAACGCACATCCTGGCGTTCGAAGGCGACGGCCATGTCGAATGGTTCGAAGGCAATTTCGAAAGCTATGAGGAAGACAAGCGCCGGCGCTTCGGCGATGCGGCAGACCGTCCCGGCGCCGGAGCCTATAAGAAGCTGACGCGCTGA
- a CDS encoding GH1 family beta-glucosidase, translated as MKRRDLLKSGLALGSGLAMAGHSGIVQAAVGTAPVTFPKGFLWGVATAAYQVEGGARDGGRGPSIWDTFSHTPGKTKNGDTGDVADDSFHRWREDIALMTQLGVDSYRFSIAWSRIQPTGRGPANVQGLDYYKRLVDGLLEAGIRPFPTLYHWDLPQALEDAGGWPNRDTADRMTDYALIMAEALADRVTAWSVLNEVKTFTQAGYWDGGMAPGRKEPLAFLKATHVANIANANAFHALKAVNSKVQVGSAYDCANCFPATDSEADKAAAVRWDKLINLWYLQATLTGTYPELLPADRQAELLGWRAGDEARLKVPLDFVGINYYSGWRVWDEPKGNGIPNLNTRAEWAWSPRSIGKSDFGWDIDPPGIHQILKRMQQLTGSIPIEITENGIADNTPPGPDGRIHDVRRIAYLRAHLKELRRAIDDGVPVRAYHLWSLLDNFEWAAGYSQRFGIVHVDFEHGQKRSPRDSAYWYANVIKQNAVA; from the coding sequence ATGAAACGGCGGGACCTTCTTAAATCCGGCCTGGCTCTGGGAAGCGGGCTAGCGATGGCCGGGCATAGCGGCATCGTCCAGGCAGCCGTCGGCACGGCGCCTGTGACCTTCCCCAAAGGCTTTCTGTGGGGCGTCGCGACGGCTGCCTATCAGGTTGAAGGCGGCGCCCGCGACGGCGGCCGCGGCCCATCCATCTGGGACACCTTCTCGCATACGCCAGGCAAGACCAAGAACGGCGACACCGGCGATGTCGCCGATGACAGTTTCCATCGCTGGCGCGAAGATATCGCGCTGATGACGCAGCTCGGCGTCGACAGCTATCGCTTCTCCATTGCCTGGTCGCGCATTCAGCCGACCGGGAGAGGGCCGGCCAATGTCCAGGGCTTGGATTATTATAAGCGGCTGGTCGACGGCTTGCTTGAGGCGGGCATTCGCCCCTTCCCCACCCTCTATCATTGGGATCTGCCGCAGGCGCTGGAGGATGCAGGCGGCTGGCCGAACCGGGACACCGCCGATCGCATGACTGATTACGCCCTCATCATGGCCGAGGCGCTGGCGGACCGGGTGACCGCGTGGAGCGTGCTCAACGAGGTCAAGACCTTCACCCAGGCAGGCTATTGGGACGGAGGCATGGCGCCAGGACGCAAGGAGCCTCTGGCCTTTCTCAAGGCAACCCATGTCGCCAATATCGCCAATGCCAATGCTTTCCACGCGCTGAAGGCGGTAAATTCCAAGGTACAGGTCGGCAGCGCTTACGATTGCGCCAATTGCTTCCCAGCGACCGACAGCGAGGCCGACAAGGCCGCAGCCGTCCGCTGGGATAAACTGATTAATCTATGGTATTTGCAGGCAACACTTACCGGCACCTATCCGGAATTGCTGCCCGCCGACCGCCAGGCAGAACTGCTAGGCTGGCGGGCCGGCGACGAAGCGCGGCTCAAGGTGCCGCTCGATTTTGTGGGCATCAATTATTATAGCGGTTGGCGGGTCTGGGACGAGCCCAAGGGCAACGGCATCCCCAATCTCAACACGCGCGCCGAATGGGCATGGTCCCCGCGCTCGATCGGAAAATCCGACTTCGGCTGGGACATCGACCCGCCCGGAATCCACCAGATCCTCAAGCGCATGCAGCAATTGACCGGGTCCATCCCGATCGAGATTACCGAGAATGGCATCGCCGATAATACGCCCCCAGGACCTGACGGGCGCATCCATGACGTCAGGCGCATTGCCTATTTACGTGCACACCTGAAGGAGCTGCGCCGCGCGATCGACGACGGCGTGCCGGTACGAGCCTATCACCTGTGGAGCCTACTCGACAATTTCGAATGGGCGGCCGGCTATTCGCAGCGCTTCGGCATCGTCCACGTCGATTTCGAGCACGGCCAGAAGCGCAGCCCGCGCGACTCGGCCTATTGGTATGCCAATGTCATCAAGCAGAATGCAGTAGCCTGA
- a CDS encoding TonB-dependent receptor domain-containing protein, whose amino-acid sequence MGQTPQGASPAEQAEQPAGTPPGQSTSETAPAAPEEVVITGFRNSLARAVDLKRKSNQVIDAITAEDIADFPDANLAESIQRLPGISIDRDNGEGRTITVRGLGGDFQQVRLNGADALSITGGGTDASGANRSRGFDFNTFASELFGGVTVTKTTSAANDEGSLGAIIDLTTGRPLTYKKDRYALGLEGEFRENGRTVNPRLTGLVSKHITDNLAVLGSVAYQDQRQQIDFYQRSIGAFDYVYRSSQLMGVTPNTFGFARPSTAGTGATFGSDPAAYALLTPNALIPALPSINRQDLHYRRLGATGTVQWKPTSRTEITLDGVYSKYDQHSTTAGITTIGLNRNGTNANYARNALGAANTATGLTNRIALYPNCAPSTTVDCGQSLNGGGLVAGTRASYNPNNLNPFDYYNSTSSPGYVATGDQTGFYTQLIGRPNTKVRAANVNGAGIADYLVLDDVDWRSSTQRVDGTTKFYQGTLNLRQDLGDRLHFEGTAGYSRSEYKGQSLLAEFNAIDQDNYTFDERAGGKMPVFSPGFDVASPQSWTLVKGLSTIRYLTDDIVNSFRVARGNLSWEANDEFTVSTGLTYKRFAYSSTQARRNSDIEAINPTLAESKLLITDLGRTMGFGKGLNVPDGTPTSFYAPDIGKFINQFGINCNCINKWADFRALVDARQANKVTENDLSGFLQFDWNGTLLGRPFRGNAGTRIANTVVRGSGSVGGAANGVIGTVVSARNEYTDFLPALNVTWEVVPDTLVRFATAKVIARPQLAALTPGTTSFPTGLNATTAPQITVGNPYLSPYRATNFDLAFEHYFGRGGLISVGLFAKKLASFPQQIAGEYPLQAIYDAATLESIYASITSTTLLAYTRGGGVYAVRQYNDAPGGTIKGVELNVQSNFTFLPAPFDNFGVTANYTHISSKLNYLTNAQLATTRTQTGTASNTFATGPFLNTSPNSFNATLYYEDKRFSARVSGAYRTRYVTRFPLASGTCSVGLTTNNGAVCNSPVVSDFGYREKQLNIDAAMSYSITDFAKLTLEGRNLTNAPTYSTEYAADPVSQGYQSTGRVITAGIRLVF is encoded by the coding sequence GTGGGACAGACGCCTCAGGGCGCTTCTCCGGCCGAACAGGCAGAGCAGCCAGCCGGTACACCGCCCGGTCAGAGCACGTCGGAAACTGCCCCGGCCGCGCCAGAGGAAGTGGTCATCACCGGCTTCCGCAACAGCCTTGCCCGCGCCGTCGATCTCAAGCGCAAGTCCAACCAGGTGATCGACGCAATCACGGCCGAAGACATTGCCGATTTCCCAGACGCCAACCTCGCCGAGTCGATCCAGCGCCTGCCGGGCATCTCGATTGACCGCGACAACGGCGAGGGCCGCACGATCACCGTGCGTGGCCTCGGCGGTGATTTTCAGCAGGTGCGCCTCAATGGCGCCGATGCGCTCAGCATCACCGGTGGCGGCACCGATGCCTCGGGCGCAAACCGGTCGCGCGGCTTCGATTTCAACACCTTCGCCTCTGAACTGTTCGGCGGCGTGACGGTTACCAAAACCACGTCGGCGGCCAATGACGAAGGGTCGCTCGGCGCGATCATCGATCTCACCACCGGCCGTCCGCTGACCTATAAAAAGGATCGCTACGCCCTCGGGCTTGAGGGCGAATTCCGCGAGAATGGCCGTACGGTCAATCCGCGCCTGACTGGGCTGGTGTCGAAGCACATCACCGACAATCTGGCCGTCCTGGGCTCCGTGGCCTATCAGGATCAGCGCCAGCAGATCGATTTCTACCAGCGCAGCATCGGCGCGTTCGATTATGTCTATCGCTCGTCACAGCTGATGGGCGTCACCCCGAACACATTCGGTTTCGCGCGTCCTTCAACGGCGGGGACGGGGGCTACGTTCGGCTCGGATCCCGCCGCCTACGCCCTGCTGACCCCTAACGCGCTGATCCCGGCGCTACCGTCGATCAATCGCCAGGATCTGCATTATCGCCGGCTCGGCGCCACCGGGACCGTGCAGTGGAAGCCGACCTCGCGCACGGAAATCACACTCGACGGCGTCTATTCGAAATATGATCAGCACAGCACGACCGCCGGCATCACCACGATCGGGCTCAACCGCAACGGGACCAACGCCAATTATGCGCGTAACGCGTTGGGCGCCGCCAATACTGCCACCGGGCTGACCAACCGCATCGCGCTCTATCCCAATTGTGCGCCGAGCACGACAGTGGATTGTGGCCAATCCTTGAACGGTGGCGGGCTCGTCGCCGGCACGCGGGCCAGCTACAATCCCAACAATCTCAACCCGTTCGATTATTATAATTCGACCTCGTCGCCGGGCTACGTCGCCACCGGCGATCAGACCGGTTTTTATACTCAGCTGATCGGGCGCCCCAACACCAAGGTACGCGCCGCCAACGTCAACGGCGCCGGCATCGCCGATTATCTGGTGCTAGACGATGTCGATTGGCGCAGCTCGACCCAGCGCGTCGATGGTACGACCAAATTCTACCAGGGCACGCTCAACCTGCGTCAGGACCTCGGCGACCGGCTGCATTTCGAAGGCACAGCCGGCTATTCACGCTCCGAATATAAAGGCCAGTCGCTGCTCGCCGAGTTCAACGCGATCGACCAGGACAATTACACGTTCGATGAACGCGCCGGTGGAAAGATGCCTGTGTTCAGCCCCGGCTTCGATGTCGCCAGCCCGCAGAGCTGGACGCTGGTCAAAGGCCTCTCGACCATCCGCTATCTGACGGACGATATCGTCAATTCCTTCCGCGTCGCTCGCGGCAATCTCAGCTGGGAAGCGAATGACGAATTCACCGTCTCGACCGGCCTGACCTATAAGCGCTTTGCCTATTCCAGCACTCAGGCGCGCCGCAACAGCGACATCGAAGCGATCAACCCCACGCTGGCCGAGTCGAAGCTGCTGATCACCGATCTCGGCCGCACTATGGGGTTCGGCAAGGGCCTCAACGTACCCGATGGTACCCCGACCAGCTTTTACGCCCCGGACATCGGCAAGTTCATCAATCAGTTTGGCATCAACTGCAATTGCATCAACAAATGGGCCGATTTCCGCGCGCTGGTCGACGCGCGCCAGGCCAATAAGGTCACCGAGAACGACTTGTCGGGATTCCTCCAGTTCGACTGGAACGGAACGTTGCTCGGCCGGCCCTTCCGCGGAAATGCCGGCACGCGCATCGCGAATACCGTCGTGCGCGGCTCCGGCTCGGTCGGCGGCGCGGCCAATGGTGTCATTGGCACGGTCGTATCCGCCCGCAACGAATATACCGACTTCCTGCCCGCTCTGAACGTGACCTGGGAGGTGGTGCCTGATACGCTCGTGCGCTTCGCAACTGCCAAGGTTATCGCGCGGCCGCAGCTGGCCGCGCTGACGCCCGGCACCACGTCATTCCCCACCGGTCTCAATGCGACGACCGCGCCGCAGATCACGGTCGGTAATCCCTATCTCAGCCCGTATCGCGCGACCAATTTCGATCTCGCCTTCGAACATTATTTCGGGCGGGGCGGGCTAATTTCGGTGGGCCTGTTCGCCAAGAAGCTCGCCAGCTTCCCGCAGCAGATCGCGGGCGAATATCCGCTGCAGGCGATCTATGACGCCGCCACGCTGGAATCGATTTACGCGTCGATCACCAGCACGACCTTGCTCGCTTACACGCGGGGAGGGGGCGTCTATGCGGTGCGGCAATATAACGACGCGCCCGGCGGCACGATCAAGGGCGTCGAGCTCAATGTGCAGTCGAACTTCACGTTTCTGCCCGCACCGTTCGATAATTTCGGCGTGACCGCCAACTACACCCATATCTCGTCGAAGCTGAATTATCTCACCAATGCCCAGCTAGCGACGACGCGGACCCAGACGGGCACCGCCTCCAACACCTTCGCGACGGGGCCATTCCTCAACACCTCGCCCAATTCGTTCAACGCCACCCTCTATTATGAAGACAAGCGCTTCTCGGCACGCGTGTCGGGTGCCTACCGCACCCGCTATGTGACGCGCTTCCCGCTGGCATCGGGCACGTGCAGCGTCGGACTTACCACCAATAACGGCGCCGTTTGTAACTCGCCGGTGGTCTCCGATTTCGGCTATCGCGAGAAGCAGCTTAATATCGACGCGGCCATGTCGTACAGCATCACCGACTTCGCCAAGCTGACGCTCGAGGGCCGCAATCTCACCAATGCACCGACCTATTCGACCGAATATGCTGCCGATCCGGTCTCGCAGGGATATCAGAGCACCGGTCGGGTGATCACAGCCGGCATCCGGCTGGTCTTCTGA
- a CDS encoding glycoside hydrolase family 28 protein has protein sequence MMLRGAAAAPDPWDHAAAVLRGLRTPRFPARSFDIRKFGAVGDGATLNSAAIARAVAACVAAGGGRVLVPPGRFLTGAVHLASDVELHLDRAATLLFSTNPADYPLVFTRWEGIELINYSPLVYAYKARNVAVTGQGTLDGQASASAWWSWKGPWRGTVDHGWREGMPDQRPARARLFDLAERNVPPEKRVFGDGAYLRPAFVQPYLCENVLIEGVRLRGAPFWQLHPVLCRNVIVRNVDIMGHGPNNDGCDPESVGGMVIENCTFDTGDDCIAINSGRNADGRRVARPSEDIVIRNCRMREGHGGITVGSQISGGVRRIFAEHCILDSPNLDYAIRFKNNALRGGLLEHFYYRDISVGHVAKAAIACDFNYEEGANGRFVPRLRDIVVERLHARHANRVLDSQGLPGAPVTGITLRDCRFDGVRAPSIVRNTEGLVLDNVSVNGATVRTLV, from the coding sequence ATGATGTTGCGGGGGGCGGCGGCAGCGCCGGACCCTTGGGACCATGCCGCAGCCGTGCTGCGCGGGCTACGCACGCCGCGCTTTCCGGCCCGCTCATTCGATATCCGGAAGTTTGGGGCCGTCGGCGATGGCGCAACCCTCAACAGCGCCGCGATCGCGCGCGCGGTCGCGGCGTGCGTGGCGGCCGGGGGCGGGCGTGTACTTGTCCCGCCTGGCCGGTTCTTGACCGGTGCGGTGCACCTCGCGTCGGATGTCGAGCTCCACCTCGATCGCGCGGCAACCTTGCTCTTCTCCACCAACCCCGCCGATTATCCGCTCGTCTTCACCCGGTGGGAGGGGATCGAACTCATCAACTATTCGCCGTTGGTCTATGCCTACAAGGCGCGCAACGTTGCTGTGACCGGACAGGGGACGCTTGACGGCCAGGCCAGCGCCAGTGCTTGGTGGTCGTGGAAGGGGCCGTGGCGCGGCACCGTGGACCATGGCTGGCGCGAAGGCATGCCCGATCAGCGGCCGGCGCGGGCGCGTCTGTTCGATCTGGCTGAGCGTAACGTGCCGCCGGAGAAGCGCGTCTTCGGGGACGGCGCCTATCTGCGTCCGGCATTCGTTCAGCCTTATCTCTGCGAGAATGTATTGATCGAAGGCGTCAGGCTGCGTGGTGCGCCGTTCTGGCAACTTCATCCGGTGCTGTGCCGCAACGTCATCGTCCGCAACGTCGACATCATGGGCCATGGGCCCAACAATGACGGCTGCGATCCAGAATCCGTGGGCGGCATGGTGATCGAGAACTGCACGTTCGACACCGGCGATGACTGCATTGCGATCAACTCCGGCCGCAATGCCGACGGCCGACGCGTGGCGCGCCCATCCGAAGACATCGTCATCCGCAACTGCAGGATGAGGGAAGGGCATGGCGGCATCACCGTCGGATCCCAGATCTCCGGTGGAGTGCGTCGCATCTTCGCCGAACATTGTATCCTCGACAGCCCGAATCTCGATTATGCCATACGCTTCAAGAACAACGCCTTGCGCGGCGGGCTGCTGGAACATTTCTACTATCGCGACATCAGCGTCGGTCATGTCGCCAAGGCCGCGATCGCTTGCGACTTCAATTATGAGGAAGGCGCCAACGGCCGGTTCGTGCCGCGGTTAAGAGACATCGTCGTTGAACGGCTTCACGCGCGCCACGCCAACCGTGTGCTCGACAGCCAGGGGCTGCCGGGTGCGCCCGTGACCGGAATAACGCTGCGCGACTGCCGTTTCGATGGCGTTCGCGCGCCCAGCATCGTTCGGAATACCGAAGGCCTGGTGCTGGATAATGTCAGCGTCAACGGCGCCACAGTTCGCACGCTCGTCTGA
- a CDS encoding pectate lyase family protein: MLLLAAIAASATSPQQLAFPGAEGAGRFAAGGRGGAVVTVTNLADNGPGSLRAAVEQPGPRTIVFAVSGTIQLAKPLRIREGRVTIAGQSAPGGGITLRDHPLEIDADDVVIRYIRSRLGDESKTESDAIWIMGGRRIILDHVSASWSVDETLSASANYTRPDQGFYDLTVQWSLIAESLTHSLHAKGEHGYGSLIRGGRGARVSFHHNLWANHEARMPRPGNYSGPDVDPVGAFFDFRSNVFYNWGGDRSGYNADTATLSRYNFVDNSYISGPQSKKAIAFNESDTLAKAYFAGNSMNGVIPADPYSLVTGIQPEGYKLPAPVDVAPVQPDPAASAYRRVLASAGASKARDTVDARIVAGVRDRTGRQIDSQREVGGWPVLATAPAPRDGDSDGMPDAWERANRLDPALNDGALDRDGDGYTNLEDYLNSLVAND, encoded by the coding sequence ATGCTACTGTTAGCCGCGATCGCCGCGTCCGCAACTTCGCCCCAGCAGCTCGCCTTTCCCGGGGCGGAAGGGGCCGGGCGGTTCGCGGCGGGCGGACGGGGCGGGGCGGTCGTGACGGTGACCAACCTTGCCGACAATGGCCCAGGCTCGCTGCGCGCGGCGGTGGAGCAGCCTGGCCCCCGCACGATCGTCTTCGCCGTGTCCGGAACGATCCAGCTTGCCAAGCCGCTGCGCATTCGCGAAGGCCGCGTCACCATCGCGGGACAATCGGCGCCGGGCGGGGGGATCACGCTGCGCGATCATCCGCTCGAGATCGACGCCGACGACGTCGTCATCCGCTACATCCGCTCGCGGCTCGGGGACGAGTCCAAGACGGAGTCCGACGCGATCTGGATCATGGGCGGCCGCCGCATCATCCTCGATCATGTGTCGGCAAGCTGGTCCGTCGACGAGACGCTCTCCGCATCAGCCAATTATACGAGGCCGGATCAGGGCTTCTACGATCTCACCGTCCAATGGTCGTTGATCGCGGAATCGCTGACCCATTCGCTCCACGCCAAGGGCGAACATGGCTATGGCAGCCTTATCCGCGGAGGGCGCGGGGCGCGGGTCAGCTTCCACCACAATCTGTGGGCAAATCACGAGGCGCGCATGCCGCGGCCGGGCAATTACAGCGGCCCCGATGTGGATCCGGTCGGCGCCTTCTTCGATTTCCGCTCGAACGTCTTCTACAATTGGGGCGGGGATCGCTCCGGCTACAATGCCGACACCGCGACTTTGTCGCGATACAATTTCGTCGACAATAGCTACATATCCGGTCCCCAGTCGAAGAAGGCGATCGCGTTCAACGAGTCCGACACGCTCGCCAAAGCCTATTTCGCCGGCAACAGCATGAACGGCGTCATCCCGGCCGATCCCTACAGCCTCGTCACTGGCATCCAGCCCGAAGGCTACAAATTGCCTGCACCGGTCGATGTCGCCCCTGTCCAGCCCGATCCTGCCGCGTCGGCTTATCGCCGGGTGCTCGCCAGCGCGGGAGCGTCCAAGGCGCGCGACACGGTCGACGCTCGCATCGTCGCTGGCGTGCGCGATCGCACCGGTCGACAGATCGATAGCCAGCGCGAGGTCGGGGGCTGGCCGGTGCTCGCGACGGCTCCGGCGCCGCGCGACGGCGACAGCGACGGCATGCCCGATGCCTGGGAACGCGCCAATCGCCTCGATCCCGCCCTGAACGACGGTGCGCTCGATCGCGATGGCGACGGCTACACCAACCTCGAAGATTATCTCAACAGCCTTGTCGCTAACGATTGA
- a CDS encoding pectinesterase family protein, translating to MAGLAATVADARSLRYDAVVARPRAAGPPGPRHAGLAAALAVAAKPRQGPFRIWLGAGVWREKLVVAAPDVWITGEDRSGTRIRFDAASGLAGPDGYPWGTGGSGTIIVKAPGFHAANLTIENSFDPAALGAEAPHDRQAVALMLAAGSDRTLLARVDILGRQDTLYVNAGRSIFRQCLVAGTVDFVFGAGQAHLSHCEVRSRGPGYIAAPSTNRSSPVGLVFDHCHLTHEPGVAAGSVYLARPWRPTRQFADGLYGDPDAVGMVNYLHCRMEAHIAPAAWTSMTYRDRAGERVALEPGVVRFAERGSTGPGARRQRAQDSWPG from the coding sequence TTGGCAGGTCTTGCCGCGACGGTCGCTGACGCGCGCTCCTTGCGTTACGATGCCGTGGTTGCTCGACCGCGCGCCGCTGGGCCGCCCGGACCGCGCCACGCCGGTCTCGCGGCCGCGCTCGCTGTGGCTGCTAAGCCGCGCCAGGGTCCGTTCCGGATCTGGCTGGGGGCGGGCGTTTGGCGGGAGAAATTGGTTGTCGCGGCGCCTGATGTCTGGATCACGGGCGAAGACCGTAGCGGCACGCGCATCCGCTTCGACGCCGCGTCTGGCCTGGCGGGGCCGGACGGCTACCCGTGGGGCACCGGCGGCAGCGGGACGATCATCGTCAAGGCGCCCGGTTTCCACGCGGCCAACCTGACGATCGAGAATAGCTTCGATCCGGCGGCACTGGGCGCAGAGGCACCGCATGATCGACAGGCCGTCGCGCTGATGCTCGCGGCCGGCAGCGATCGCACGCTGCTTGCCCGGGTCGACATTCTCGGGCGGCAGGACACGCTCTACGTCAATGCCGGGCGCTCTATCTTCCGGCAGTGCCTCGTCGCGGGAACCGTCGACTTCGTCTTCGGTGCGGGCCAAGCCCATTTGAGCCATTGCGAGGTTCGGTCGCGCGGACCCGGCTATATTGCCGCGCCAAGCACGAACCGGAGCAGCCCGGTCGGACTGGTCTTCGACCATTGCCACCTTACCCACGAGCCCGGCGTCGCTGCCGGATCGGTCTATCTCGCCCGTCCATGGCGCCCGACGCGCCAGTTCGCCGACGGGCTCTACGGCGATCCGGACGCTGTCGGCATGGTGAACTACCTGCACTGCCGGATGGAGGCGCACATCGCGCCTGCCGCCTGGACATCCATGACCTACCGCGATCGCGCCGGTGAGCGGGTCGCGCTCGAGCCGGGGGTGGTACGCTTTGCCGAGCGGGGCAGCACCGGGCCGGGCGCGCGGCGCCAACGCGCGCAGGATTCTTGGCCGGGTTGA